A genomic region of Raphanus sativus cultivar WK10039 chromosome 6, ASM80110v3, whole genome shotgun sequence contains the following coding sequences:
- the LOC108813860 gene encoding uncharacterized protein LOC108813860: MGMAGYTVALMMIGVIISPCLYGKEFSDHQEIEVERLLKRLNKHALISIESEDGDIIDCVPIHSQPAFDHPLLKNHTIQMRPGFIPESTSTYTKKKINPTQAWNKNGRCPENTVPIRRIKREDILRSKSIENFGRKMMTPAPDILLYGSSSFLEDDPSKGHEYAVMSSVNGQYFGSQFSVNVWKPAVQVPGEFSLAQTWLASGDRTHLNTIEAGLQVYPGKYGDYNVRLFVYWTADGYQKTGCYNTDCSGFVQRSSVITVGGSFNPVSVYNGNQYELSMLIWKDRGSGNWWLRIGEEFVGYWPGQLFNSIGSGATVVQWGGEIVNLATGGQHTTTDMGSGHFAEEGFGKASYFRNLMTVDGTNTLREPQGVNPIVTNANCYNIKAGQAGTTWGVNFFYGGPGRNARCP, from the exons ATGGGAATGGCCGGTTACACAGTAGCACTGATGATGATAGGAGTGATAATCTCCCCTTGTCTCTATGGAAAAGAGTTCTCCGATCACCAGGAAATCGAAGTAGAAAGACTATTGAAGCGGCTCAACAAGCATGCTCTTATATCCATTGAg AGCGAAGATGGTGATATAATAGATTGTGTTCCAATACATAGTCAACCAGCTTTTGATCATCCTCTGCTTAAAAATCACACCATCCAG ATGAGACCGGGCTTTATACCGGAAAGTACGTCTACGTACaccaagaaaaagataaacCCTACTCAGGCGTGGAACAAGAATGGAAGATGCCCTGAAAATACAGTTCCGATAAGAAGAATAAAGAGAGAAGATATCTTAAGATCAAAATCCATTGAGAATTTTGGGAGAAAGATGATGACTCCAGCTCCAGACATCCTTTTATATGGTTCAAGCAGTTTTCTTGAAGATGATCCAAGCAAAGGCCATGAG TACGCGGTCATGAGTTCCGTGAACGGACAGTATTTCGGGTCACAATTTTCAGTGAATGTCTGGAAACCAGCAGTTCAAGTTCCAGGTGAGTTCAGCTTGGCCCAGACTTGGCTCGCGTCTGGAGATCGCACTCATCTTAACACAATTGAAGCTGGTTTGCAG GTTTATCCGGGAAAATATGGTGATTATAACGTAAGATTATTTGTTTACTGGACG GCCGATGGATACCAAAAGACAGGGTGCTACAACACCGACTGCTCAGGTTTCGTTCAAAGGAGCAGTGTTATCACAGTAGGTGGAAGCTTCAACCCCGTCTCAGTATACAACGGAAATCAATACGAGCTCTCCATGCTTATATGGAAG GACCGCGGAAGCGGAAACTGGTGGCTACGGATAGGTGAAGAGTTTGTGGGGTACTGGCCTGGCCAGTTATTCAATTCTATAGGAAGTGGAGCTACGGTAGTTCAATGGGGAGGTGAAATCGTTAACTTGGCGACTGGTGGGCAACACACGACCACGGACATGGGAAGTGGACATTTTGCAGAGGAAGGTTTTGGGAAAGCGAGCTATTTCAGGAATCTTATGACGGTCGATGGAACCAATACTCTGAGAGAACCACAAGGAGTTAACCCCATAGTGACCAATGCTAACTGTTACAACATTAAGGCAGGACAAGCTGGAACTACCTGGGGGGTTAATTTCTTTTACGGTGGCCCAGGCAGGAACGCTAGATGCCCTTGA
- the LOC130496932 gene encoding uncharacterized protein LOC130496932, with the protein MSDTDVTFQVCFNGRFEIHEGGIVTYNGGNSHILVGQPHKLFTDLMKEVPISLYGQRFWYKFQNEDLSELKIIGSVVTDNFQKMCQSSYWNKYIDIYMEHESIDDAREERNNVDGANTGNNNDPKRRGDKESDSEKEFEEERRVESVVAGISEDQDNENYQDTPPVSDCEEEETGNPYDRWRKGSGELHIRQVFDGIKEFREAVLEYALQGGWNIQFTRWGGVKSEAKCGVEVDEGEIPCSWRIYCSYEELVGLWMVKTFQDVHSCFKDGRCKILSDTIIAKMFLNEVRNDPLMKPKVIQEQIQLRYELSTSIDQCGKAKNKALELIQDEYNEQYRRIKDYEAEILATNEGATTELRTVIGAGDLEVFDRFYVCFRVLKDTWKAHCRPVFGIDGCFLKSTTKGQLLAAVGRDANNQIYPLAWAVVHVENTESWVWFIQKLKMDLNLGNGDGFTLISDRQKGLLIAVDQELHKVEHRMCARHIYGNLKKNFPKSPQMKKLFWRIVESFNEPDYKANLKALKEYDNEVYEALMVRRPETCSRAFFRTSCTCEDALNNNSESYNSTLEKARSMPLVEMLETMRRQAMVRIDLRKVKSTNHKGKFSEKVGKVIALETKYRKDCRIYPGSTGEFEVTEGNNSYSVNMKTKTCSCRRWDLTGIPCRHALRVVHDRKNYKTENLVSDWYLTETWRKQYSDSLKPVRGIKFWKATGESSLEAPPREKKSKGRKKKPQKRIKGINESPTKGKSVTRHSRVMHCSHCSMAGHYATSCANQGVPLKPRPIKKKKVQNSQEGSQGVEPMSIDGESSQGVKL; encoded by the exons ATGAG TGATACGGACGTCACCTTTCAAGTATGCTTTAATGGGAGATTTGAAATTCATGAAGGTGGTATAGTAACTTACAATGGAGGCAATTCACATATCCTTGTAGGACAGCCACATAAATTGTTCACTGATTTGATGAAAGAAGTTCCTATATCACTATATGGGCAAAGGTTCTGGTACAAGTTTCAGAATGAAGATTTAAGTGAGCTGAAGATAATTGGTAGTGTGGTTACTGATAATTTTCAGAAGATGTGTCAAAGTTCTTACTGGAATAAATACATCGACATTTACATGGAGCATGAGAGCATTGATGATGCGAGAGAGGAACGTAACAATGTTGATGGGGCTAACACAGGAAACAACAATGATCCTAAAAGAAGAGGTGACAAAGAAAGCGATTCTGAAAAGGAGTTTGAAGAGGAGAGACGAGTTGAATCTGTTGTGGCTGGGATTTCTGAGGACCAGGATAATGAAAATTATCAAGATACTCCTCCTGTCTCTGActgtgaggaagaagaaactgGGAATCCTTATGATCGATGGAGGAAAGGCAGTGGAGAGTTACATATAAGGCAAGTATTTGATGGTATTAAAGAGTTTAGGGAAGCAGTGTTGGAGTACGCTTTACAAGGAGGATGGAATATTCAGTTCACTAGATGGGGAGGAGTGAAATCTGAGGCTAAATGTGGTGTCGAAGTGGATGAAGGGGAAATCCCGTGTTCTTGGAGAATATATTGTTCTTATGAAGAATTAGTGGGTCTATGGATGGTGAAGACCTTTCAAGATGTGCATAGTTGTTTCAAGGATGGTCGTTGCAAGATATTATCTGATACAATCATTGCTAAGATGTTCCTAAATGAAGTACGAAATGATCCACTAATGAAACCGAAGGTTATTCAAGAACAAATTCAGCTGCGTTATGAGTTGAGTACCTCAATTGATCAATGCGGAAAGGCTAAGAATAAAGCGTTGGAGCTCATTCAAGACGAATACAATGAACAATATCGTAGGATAAAAGATTATGAAGCTGAGATTCTAGC GACCAATGAAGGTGCAACAACCGAGCTCAGGACCGTAATTGGAGCAGGTGATCTTGAGGTATTTGACCGATTCTATGTGTGTTTCCGTGTACTAAAAGACACATGGAAAGCACACTGTCGACCAGTGTTTGGTATTGATGGTTGTTTCCTCAAATCAACAACAAAAGGACAACTACTAGCGGCCGTCGGGAGGGATGCAAACAACCAGATTTATCCTCTTGCTTGGGCTGTTGTTCATGTAGAAAATACTGAGAGTTGGGTGTGGTTCATTCAGAAGCTGAAGATGGATTTGAACCTTGGGAATGGTGATGGGTTCACACTTATTTCTGATCGTCAAAAA GGATTACTAATTGCTGTGGATCAAGAATTGCACAAAGTGGAGCATAGAATGTGTGCTAGACACATTTATGGAAACTTGAAGAAGAATTTCCCCAAGAGTCCTCAGATGAAGAAGCTGTTTTGGAGGATAGTTGAGAGTTTCAACGAGCCTGATTATAAAGCAAACTTGAAAGCTTTGAAGGAGTACGACAATGAAGTGTATGAAGCATTGATGGTTAGGAGGCCTGAAACGTGTAGTCGCGCATTCTTCAGAACGTCATGTACTTGTGAAGATGCATTGAACAACAACTCCGAGTCTTACAACAGTACTCTAGAGAAAGCCAGGTCAATGCCATTAGTTGAGATGTTAGAAACCATGAGGAGACAAGCAATGGTCCGGATCGATCTTAGGAAAGTTAAGTCTACCAACCATAAGGGAAAGTTCAGTGAAAAGGTTGGTAAGGTCATTGCTTTGGAGACAAAGTATAGGAAGGATTGTCGAATTTACCCTGGATCTACTGGTGAATTTGAAGTGACTGAGGGTAACAACTCTTACTCCGTTAATATGAAAACAAAGACGTGTAGCTGCAGGAGGTGGGATTTAACTGGTATTCCTTGTCGACATGCACTTCGCGTTGTACACGATAGGAAGAATTACAAGACAGAAAACTTGGTCTCTGATTGGTACTTGACAGAGACTTGGCGGAAGCAATATTCAGACTCGTTGAAACCTGTCAGAGGAATTAAGTTTTGGAAGGCAACCGGTGAATCATCTCTAGAAGCCCCACCAAGGGAGAAGAAATCAAAGGGTAGGAAGAAAAAGCCTCAAAAAAGAATCAAGGGTATCAATGAATCTCCAACTAAAGGAAAATCGGTTACAAGGCACTCACGAGTAATGCATTGCTCACACTGCAGTATGGCTGGTCATTATGCAACTTCGTGTGCTAATCAAGGTGTTCCCCTGAAACCACGAcccatcaagaagaagaaagttcaGAACTCACAAGAAGGATCTCAAGGAGTGGAGCCAATGAGTATTGATGGTGAATCATCTCAAGGAGTGAAGTTATGA
- the LOC130495804 gene encoding homeobox-leucine zipper protein HAT5-like yields MSNPSPVQVSQLHDFDGIQIMLFVGNLNPIVQGSMMNMEESSKRRPFYCSPDDLLYDYDYYDEQTPDNPTHEQVPLLEKSFETENKLEPERKTQLAKMLGLQPRQVSVWFQNRHARWKTKQLERDFNLLKSSYDQLLSNYDSILKDNHLLRSY; encoded by the exons ATGTCGAATCCTTCTCCTGTTCAAGTTTCCCAGCTG CATGATTTTGATGGAATCCAAATCATGTTGTTCGTCGGTAATCTCAATCCAATCGTCCAAG GATCGATGATGAACATGGAGGAATCATCAAAGAGAAGACCTTTCTATTGCTCCCCTGACGATCTTCTCTATGACTACGACTATTATGACGAGCAAACACCGGACAACCCTACTCATGAACAG GTACCTCTACTGGAGAAAAGCTTCGAGACAGAGAACAAGCTGGAGCCAGAGCGCAAGACTCAGCTTGCCAAGATGCTTGGTCTTCAGCCTAGGCAAGTTTCCGTCTGGTTTCAAAACCGGCATGCTCGTTGGAAAACCAAGCAGCTCGAGAGAGACTTCAATCTCCTAAAGTCCTCTTATGACCAACTCCTCTCTAACTACGACTCCATCCTCAAGGACAACCATCTCCTCAGATCATATTAA